From Caulobacter segnis, a single genomic window includes:
- a CDS encoding lysophospholipid acyltransferase family protein: protein MRSALFNAYYWVLSIFYGLSAAFAALAPGRDAVTFVLRLYSRRMLTTLDALAGVKVQLKGLENLPPGPCIIAAKHHSWGDGFVMFAHVDNLSFVTGDHLERFPLVGAILKKFGAIVVDSCGGPEARKALSESAAQVAAEGRRILIYPEGHLAAPGERFRYRTGVYYMSKDFGLPVVPVATNLGCFWKQREKKKSPGTATVEFLPPLPRGLEKDAFMQRMEAVIEGRTNELIAQATGRPVTPSVLVEWNGRTNVATPPVEAPAHG, encoded by the coding sequence ATGCGCAGCGCGCTGTTCAACGCCTATTACTGGGTTCTGTCGATCTTCTATGGCCTGTCGGCGGCCTTCGCCGCCCTGGCGCCAGGGCGCGACGCCGTCACCTTCGTGCTGCGCCTCTACAGCCGGCGGATGCTGACGACGCTTGACGCCCTGGCCGGCGTGAAGGTCCAGCTGAAGGGCCTGGAGAACCTGCCGCCCGGTCCGTGCATCATCGCCGCCAAGCACCACAGCTGGGGCGACGGCTTCGTGATGTTCGCCCATGTCGACAACCTCAGCTTCGTCACAGGCGACCATCTGGAGCGGTTTCCGCTGGTCGGGGCGATCCTGAAGAAGTTCGGCGCGATCGTCGTCGACAGCTGCGGCGGTCCCGAGGCCCGCAAGGCGCTGTCCGAAAGCGCCGCCCAGGTCGCGGCCGAGGGTCGGCGCATCCTGATCTATCCTGAAGGCCATCTGGCCGCGCCAGGTGAACGGTTCCGTTACCGGACGGGTGTCTATTACATGAGCAAGGACTTCGGCCTGCCGGTGGTGCCGGTGGCGACGAACCTGGGCTGCTTCTGGAAGCAGCGCGAGAAGAAGAAGAGCCCGGGAACCGCGACCGTCGAGTTCCTGCCGCCCCTGCCCCGGGGCCTTGAGAAGGACGCGTTCATGCAGCGCATGGAGGCTGTGATCGAAGGCCGGACGAACGAACTGATCGCCCAGGCGACCGGGCGACCGGTCACGCCGTCGGTGCTGGTCGAGTGGAACGGGCGGACGAACGTGGCGACGCCGCCGGTCGAGGCGCCCGCCCATGGCTGA
- a CDS encoding TetR/AcrR family transcriptional regulator: protein MSAKPRIERAALEAFVIEGVDATTTRTIAARAGVSEGAIYRHWKSKDALAVGLFMDCHRRLSALVEDEASAADGIKAKAAALVKAYCAVADEDWLLFSFHLLQLHHFLPYYQEDGRDPVTLVEDVIKRAMINAELPPGDPRVLAAMAIGVITQTAQNKAYGRLGDDALSAHAPLMTAAVQAVLFAR from the coding sequence ATGAGCGCCAAGCCCCGCATCGAACGCGCCGCCCTCGAGGCCTTCGTTATCGAAGGCGTGGACGCCACGACGACCAGGACCATCGCCGCCCGCGCGGGCGTCTCCGAGGGCGCGATCTATCGCCACTGGAAGAGCAAGGACGCCTTGGCCGTCGGCCTGTTCATGGACTGCCACCGCCGCCTCTCGGCGCTGGTCGAGGATGAGGCCAGCGCCGCCGACGGGATCAAGGCCAAGGCCGCGGCTCTGGTGAAAGCCTACTGCGCGGTGGCGGACGAGGACTGGCTTCTGTTCTCGTTCCATCTTCTGCAGCTGCACCACTTCCTGCCCTACTACCAGGAGGACGGTCGCGACCCGGTCACCCTGGTCGAGGACGTGATCAAGCGGGCCATGATCAACGCCGAGCTGCCGCCGGGCGACCCGCGCGTGCTGGCCGCCATGGCCATCGGCGTGATCACTCAAACCGCGCAAAACAAGGCCTACGGCCGCCTGGGCGACGACGCCCTCTCGGCCCACGCTCCCCTGATGACCGCGGCCGTTCAGGCCGTGCTCTTCGCGCGCTGA
- a CDS encoding glycosyltransferase family 9 protein, which translates to MVQTVLIYSMGEVIGDGLIKLPFIAGLRAAFPEARISWCAAKGETVYAGPLKSVVAGYVDEVILEGPNGAGALDGLLWSRPFSGRRFDLVIDTQENLRRSGVARRGASGRFVSAARQARRKDWPVAVTERLARLLDLATDGQGAPKPLALNNTDALKAAEALLPAGPTYVGLAPGAGGQDKRWPLENYLELARRIIANGWTPVFLFGPDEAEDAAIAAREVPEGLQPERNRIDGFTGVKGPLLVIALAGRLAAGVANDAGPGHMLAAGGAPLLSLQQDRRKSVKFRPAAQRLEMLVAEDYGSGMSALPVDAAWDALKTLVSGAS; encoded by the coding sequence ATGGTCCAGACGGTTCTGATCTATTCGATGGGCGAGGTCATCGGCGACGGCCTGATCAAGCTGCCCTTCATCGCCGGCCTACGGGCGGCGTTTCCCGAGGCGCGGATCAGCTGGTGCGCGGCCAAGGGCGAGACCGTCTACGCCGGACCGCTGAAAAGCGTCGTGGCCGGCTATGTCGACGAGGTGATCCTGGAGGGGCCGAACGGGGCTGGCGCGCTGGACGGCCTGCTGTGGAGCAGGCCGTTTAGCGGTCGTAGGTTCGACCTCGTCATCGACACCCAGGAGAACCTGCGCCGCAGCGGCGTGGCCCGTCGCGGTGCGTCGGGACGGTTTGTCTCCGCCGCTCGTCAAGCGCGGCGCAAGGACTGGCCCGTGGCGGTGACCGAGCGCCTGGCGCGGCTTCTTGACCTGGCGACGGACGGGCAGGGGGCGCCCAAGCCCTTGGCGCTCAACAACACCGACGCCCTGAAGGCTGCCGAGGCGCTGCTGCCGGCCGGCCCGACCTATGTCGGTCTGGCGCCTGGCGCCGGCGGTCAGGACAAGCGCTGGCCGCTCGAGAACTATCTGGAACTGGCCCGGCGGATCATCGCCAACGGCTGGACGCCGGTCTTCCTGTTCGGACCCGACGAGGCCGAGGACGCCGCCATCGCCGCCCGCGAGGTCCCCGAGGGCTTGCAGCCCGAACGCAATCGCATCGACGGCTTCACGGGTGTGAAGGGTCCGCTGCTGGTCATCGCCCTGGCCGGACGCCTGGCGGCAGGGGTCGCCAATGACGCCGGGCCTGGCCACATGCTGGCCGCCGGCGGCGCGCCGCTCTTGTCGCTGCAGCAGGACCGCCGCAAGTCCGTGAAGTTCCGCCCGGCCGCCCAGCGGCTTGAGATGCTGGTCGCGGAGGACTACGGAAGCGGCATGAGCGCCCTGCCGGTCGACGCGGCCTGGGACGCCCTCAAGACGCTGGTTTCCGGAGCCTCCTGA
- a CDS encoding aminotransferase class V-fold PLP-dependent enzyme: MALDTPFGDAPFDVAAIRQQFPILQRTVHGKPLIYLDSAASAQKPDVVLDAMTGLARTSYANVHRGLHTLANETTEVYEKARETVACFINAEPTEVVWTKSATEAVNLVASSFGLSLNAGDEIVISEMEHHANIVPWHFLRERKGVVLKFIPVLDDGRLDMEAFKGLLSEKTKMVAVTHMSNVLGTVNDVAEIVRLAHAAGAPVLLDGCQGVVHTRVDVKALDVDFYVFSGHKLYGPTGIGVLYGKAERLATLPPYQGGGEMIGSVSMNRITYADPPHRFEAGTPAILEAVGLGAAIEWLSGLDRDAIFAHEHALYERVAEQLRGVNGVRILGEAPGKGAVLSFTVEGAHAHDIAQVLDRYGVAVRAGTHCAEPLMRRFGVTSSARASFALYNTEAEADAFVDALAKARSFFS; the protein is encoded by the coding sequence ATGGCCCTCGACACGCCTTTTGGCGACGCCCCGTTCGACGTCGCCGCGATCCGCCAGCAGTTCCCGATCCTGCAACGGACCGTGCACGGCAAGCCGCTGATCTATCTGGACAGCGCCGCCAGCGCCCAGAAGCCCGACGTGGTGCTGGACGCCATGACCGGGCTGGCCCGCACCTCGTACGCCAACGTCCATCGCGGCCTGCATACCCTGGCGAACGAAACGACGGAAGTCTATGAAAAGGCGCGGGAAACGGTCGCCTGCTTCATCAATGCCGAGCCGACCGAGGTCGTCTGGACCAAGAGCGCGACCGAGGCGGTCAACCTGGTCGCCTCGTCGTTCGGCCTGTCGCTGAACGCCGGCGACGAGATCGTGATCTCCGAAATGGAGCACCACGCCAACATCGTGCCGTGGCACTTCCTGCGCGAGCGCAAGGGCGTGGTCCTGAAGTTCATCCCGGTGCTGGATGATGGCCGCCTGGACATGGAGGCCTTCAAGGGCTTGCTGTCCGAGAAGACCAAGATGGTCGCGGTGACCCACATGTCGAACGTGCTGGGCACGGTCAACGACGTCGCCGAGATCGTCCGCCTGGCCCACGCGGCCGGCGCGCCGGTGCTGCTGGACGGCTGCCAGGGCGTGGTCCACACGCGCGTCGACGTCAAAGCGCTGGACGTCGACTTCTACGTCTTCTCCGGCCACAAGCTGTACGGCCCGACGGGCATCGGCGTGCTCTACGGCAAGGCCGAGCGCCTGGCCACCCTGCCGCCGTACCAAGGGGGCGGCGAGATGATCGGCTCGGTCTCGATGAACCGGATCACCTACGCCGATCCGCCGCACCGGTTCGAGGCCGGCACGCCGGCGATCCTGGAAGCCGTCGGCCTGGGCGCGGCTATCGAATGGCTGAGCGGCCTGGATCGCGACGCCATCTTCGCCCACGAGCACGCCCTCTACGAGCGGGTCGCCGAGCAACTCCGCGGCGTCAACGGCGTGCGGATCCTGGGCGAGGCGCCCGGCAAGGGGGCGGTGCTGTCGTTCACGGTCGAGGGCGCCCACGCCCACGACATCGCCCAGGTGCTGGACCGCTACGGTGTCGCCGTGCGCGCCGGCACCCACTGCGCCGAGCCGCTGATGCGCCGTTTCGGGGTCACCTCGAGCGCGCGCGCCTCCTTCGCCCTATATAACACCGAGGCCGAGGCCGACGCGTTCGTCGACGCGCTGGCCAAGGCCCGCAGTTTCTTCAGTTGA
- the sufD gene encoding Fe-S cluster assembly protein SufD, whose translation MSLASALKTGDVAQLPSRRDEDWRWTDLRGLIRTLPPAAPTHDGDVPTGLFAELAAAETVFVNGRRVADAEAASAVVALRFVALADKASQSASHALVVKPGESLVLLESHEGRAAGYVSDVALDIAVGEGASLERIVLVDDEAEAVNVVTAEVALAPGAKFSQTVLTSGARRQRIETRVSHPGAHAEVRLDGVYLLDGQRHADLTTVVTHAGVDGITSQLTKGMVADQARGVFQGRIVVSPGADQTDARMGHHALILSDKAEVDAKPELLIFADDVSCAHGNTIGALDENALFYAEQRGIPEIEAKAMLTEAFVGEVVERIAHDGAREIAAAWVARKLGSQV comes from the coding sequence ATGAGCCTCGCCTCCGCCCTGAAGACCGGCGATGTCGCGCAGCTGCCTTCGCGGCGCGACGAGGACTGGCGCTGGACCGACCTGCGCGGCCTGATCCGGACGCTGCCGCCGGCCGCGCCGACGCATGACGGCGACGTGCCTACCGGTCTGTTCGCCGAACTGGCCGCCGCTGAGACCGTCTTCGTCAACGGCCGCCGAGTCGCAGACGCCGAGGCCGCTTCGGCCGTCGTGGCCCTGCGGTTCGTCGCCCTGGCAGACAAGGCCTCGCAAAGCGCCAGCCACGCCCTGGTGGTCAAGCCGGGCGAGAGCCTGGTGCTGCTGGAAAGCCACGAAGGCCGCGCCGCCGGCTATGTGTCCGACGTGGCCCTAGACATCGCCGTGGGCGAAGGCGCTTCGCTGGAGCGCATCGTGCTGGTCGACGACGAGGCGGAAGCCGTCAACGTCGTCACCGCCGAGGTCGCCCTGGCTCCCGGCGCCAAGTTTTCCCAAACCGTCCTGACCTCCGGCGCGCGCCGCCAGCGGATCGAGACGCGGGTCAGCCATCCCGGCGCTCACGCCGAGGTTCGCCTCGACGGCGTCTATCTGCTGGACGGCCAACGTCACGCCGACCTGACCACGGTCGTCACCCATGCCGGCGTCGACGGGATCACCAGCCAGCTGACCAAGGGCATGGTCGCCGACCAGGCGCGCGGCGTCTTCCAGGGCCGCATCGTGGTCTCGCCGGGCGCGGACCAGACCGATGCGCGGATGGGTCACCACGCCCTGATCCTGTCCGACAAGGCCGAGGTCGACGCCAAGCCCGAACTGCTGATCTTCGCCGACGACGTCAGCTGCGCTCACGGCAACACGATCGGCGCCTTGGACGAGAACGCCCTGTTCTACGCCGAGCAGCGCGGCATCCCCGAGATCGAGGCCAAGGCCATGCTGACGGAAGCCTTCGTCGGCGAGGTGGTCGAGCGGATCGCGCACGACGGCGCACGCGAGATCGCCGCCGCCTGGGTCGCCCGCAAGCTGGGGAGCCAGGTCTGA
- a CDS encoding HesB/IscA family protein: METAITARPRRPRPKVVTLTDTAAARVKEIMAKKHEDGADDAYVGLRVGVKNGGCAGQEYVFEYAKEKGPIDEVVEDKGVTILVEPKAVLFLIGTEIDYEVTKLSSKFVFHNPNETDACGCGESVTIQPAPEALD; encoded by the coding sequence ATGGAAACCGCGATCACCGCACGTCCCCGCCGCCCGCGCCCCAAGGTCGTCACCCTGACCGACACCGCGGCCGCGCGTGTGAAGGAGATCATGGCCAAAAAGCACGAAGATGGGGCCGATGACGCCTATGTCGGTCTTCGCGTCGGCGTGAAGAACGGTGGCTGCGCCGGCCAGGAATACGTCTTCGAATACGCCAAGGAGAAGGGCCCGATCGACGAGGTCGTCGAGGACAAGGGCGTCACCATCCTGGTCGAGCCGAAGGCGGTGCTGTTCCTCATCGGGACCGAGATCGACTATGAAGTGACCAAGCTGTCCTCGAAGTTCGTGTTCCACAATCCGAATGAAACCGACGCCTGCGGCTGTGGCGAGAGCGTCACGATCCAGCCGGCGCCGGAAGCGCTGGATTAA
- the sufC gene encoding Fe-S cluster assembly ATPase SufC, translating to MLKIQNLHARVEDKPILKGVTLEVPAGEVHAIMGPNGAGKSTLSYVLSGRGGYAVTEGSASLNGDDLLALEPNERAAKGLFLSFQYPLEIPGVPALTFIRTALNAQRRARGEDEIAAPAFLKLAKEKAAALKIDFDMLKRGLNVGFSGGEKKRMEIFQMSMLAPKFLILDETDSGLDIDALKIVSEGVNALRSPERGMLVITHYQRLLDYIKPDKVHVLAAGRIVASGGPELALQLEAEGYDKYVAAA from the coding sequence ATGCTTAAGATCCAGAACCTTCACGCCCGCGTCGAAGACAAGCCGATCCTGAAGGGCGTCACCCTGGAGGTGCCGGCCGGTGAGGTCCACGCCATCATGGGGCCGAACGGCGCCGGCAAGTCGACCCTGTCGTACGTGCTGTCGGGCCGTGGCGGCTATGCGGTCACCGAAGGTTCGGCCAGCCTGAACGGCGATGACCTGCTGGCCCTGGAGCCCAACGAGCGAGCCGCCAAGGGTCTGTTCCTGTCGTTCCAGTATCCGCTGGAGATCCCGGGCGTGCCGGCCCTGACCTTCATCCGCACTGCGCTGAACGCCCAGCGCCGCGCGCGCGGCGAGGACGAGATCGCGGCGCCGGCCTTTCTGAAGCTGGCCAAGGAGAAGGCCGCGGCGCTCAAGATCGACTTCGACATGCTCAAGCGCGGCCTGAACGTCGGCTTCTCGGGCGGCGAGAAGAAGCGCATGGAGATCTTCCAGATGTCCATGCTGGCGCCGAAGTTCCTGATCCTGGACGAGACCGACAGCGGCCTGGACATCGACGCCCTGAAGATCGTCTCCGAAGGCGTCAACGCCCTGCGCAGCCCAGAGCGCGGCATGCTGGTCATCACCCACTACCAGCGTCTCTTGGACTACATCAAACCCGACAAGGTGCACGTGCTGGCCGCCGGCCGCATCGTCGCCTCGGGCGGCCCGGAACTGGCCCTGCAGCTGGAAGCCGAGGGCTACGACAAGTACGTGGCGGCCGCCTGA
- a CDS encoding SUF system Fe-S cluster assembly protein yields MTDAASSEPVTVLSQDELNRLTDQLIEKLKTVYDPEIPVDIYELGLIYKVDVSDEKDVAIDMTLTAPGCPVAGEMPGWVRDAVMEIPGLKSCNVELVFEPPWDASRMSDEAKLQLNMF; encoded by the coding sequence ATGACCGACGCCGCCTCCTCCGAGCCCGTCACCGTCCTTTCGCAGGACGAACTCAATCGGCTGACGGACCAGCTGATCGAGAAGCTGAAGACCGTCTACGACCCGGAGATCCCGGTCGACATCTACGAGCTGGGGCTGATCTACAAGGTCGACGTCAGCGACGAGAAGGATGTGGCCATCGACATGACCCTGACCGCGCCGGGCTGTCCGGTGGCCGGCGAGATGCCCGGCTGGGTCCGTGACGCGGTCATGGAAATCCCGGGTCTGAAGTCGTGCAATGTCGAGCTGGTCTTCGAGCCGCCGTGGGACGCCTCGCGGATGAGCGACGAGGCCAAGCTGCAACTGAACATGTTCTGA
- a CDS encoding cysteine desulfurase family protein has product MSINRTSVYLDYNATAPLRPEAREALLRALESPANPSSVHAAGRAARDVVERGRAQVGSLVGVPAGSVTFVSGGTEANALAIESAKAAGVQRIIMSAIEHDAVTETAKASSLPVEVLPVDSEGVADLTWLAQALEIPGKTLVCLMLANNETGVIQPVAEASKLVRANDGLLHVDAVQAAGKIAVDFSGLGADTLALSAHKLGGPQGVGALVAGTRATVTRRQHGGGQERGRRAGTENVAGIAAFGAAGKVAQENLASMAKQAQWRDALAQRLKAEGAVVLGENADRLPQTLCFAGEGFGSEVQVMNMDLAGVMVSAGSACSSGKVKASRVVEAMGRSDLAPFALRVSGGWASTEDDWIKCGDAWLAAWKRIGARRREVA; this is encoded by the coding sequence GTGAGCATCAACCGCACATCGGTCTATCTGGACTACAACGCCACGGCCCCCTTGCGGCCGGAGGCGCGTGAGGCGCTGCTGCGCGCCCTGGAGAGCCCGGCCAATCCCTCGTCGGTCCACGCCGCCGGTCGCGCCGCGCGCGACGTGGTCGAGCGCGGCCGCGCCCAGGTCGGGTCCCTGGTTGGCGTGCCGGCCGGTTCGGTCACCTTCGTCAGTGGCGGCACCGAGGCCAACGCCCTGGCCATTGAGAGCGCCAAGGCCGCCGGCGTTCAGCGCATCATCATGTCCGCCATCGAGCATGACGCGGTCACCGAGACGGCCAAGGCTTCCAGCCTGCCGGTCGAGGTGCTGCCCGTGGATAGTGAAGGCGTCGCCGACCTGACCTGGCTGGCGCAAGCCCTTGAGATCCCGGGCAAGACCCTAGTCTGCCTGATGCTGGCCAACAACGAGACGGGCGTCATCCAGCCGGTGGCGGAAGCTTCGAAGCTGGTGCGGGCCAACGATGGCCTGCTGCACGTCGACGCCGTCCAGGCGGCCGGCAAGATCGCGGTCGACTTCTCGGGCCTGGGCGCGGACACCCTAGCCCTGTCGGCTCACAAGCTGGGCGGACCGCAAGGCGTTGGCGCCCTCGTGGCTGGGACCCGCGCGACCGTCACCCGCCGCCAGCACGGCGGCGGCCAGGAGCGCGGACGCCGGGCCGGCACCGAAAACGTGGCCGGCATCGCCGCCTTCGGCGCGGCCGGCAAGGTGGCCCAGGAAAACCTTGCCTCCATGGCCAAACAGGCCCAATGGCGCGACGCCCTGGCCCAGCGGCTCAAGGCGGAAGGCGCGGTCGTGCTCGGCGAGAATGCCGACCGCCTGCCGCAAACCCTGTGTTTCGCCGGCGAGGGCTTCGGCTCCGAGGTCCAGGTCATGAACATGGACCTGGCCGGGGTAATGGTCAGCGCCGGCAGCGCCTGCTCGTCGGGCAAGGTCAAGGCCAGTCGCGTGGTGGAAGCTATGGGCCGGTCCGACCTGGCGCCGTTCGCCCTGCGGGTCAGCGGCGGCTGGGCCAGCACGGAAGACGATTGGATCAAGTGTGGCGACGCCTGGCTCGCCGCCTGGAAGCGTATCGGCGCCCGGCGCCGGGAGGTGGCGTAG
- a CDS encoding DUF6165 family protein — protein MSILAPISAGELVDKITILRVKAQRIGDPAKEANVRKELALLEATAREHLPETAEIARLTDELTSVNAALWDIEDGKRDCERRQDFGPDFVALARRVYIDNDRRAALKRAINEAAGSDIVEEKSYKPYLQG, from the coding sequence ATGTCCATCCTCGCGCCGATCTCGGCGGGCGAACTGGTCGACAAGATCACCATCCTGCGCGTGAAGGCCCAGCGCATCGGCGATCCCGCCAAGGAGGCCAATGTCCGCAAGGAACTGGCCCTGCTGGAGGCCACGGCCCGCGAGCACCTGCCGGAGACCGCCGAGATCGCCCGCCTGACCGACGAGCTGACGAGCGTCAACGCCGCCCTCTGGGACATCGAGGATGGCAAGCGCGACTGCGAGCGCCGCCAGGACTTCGGTCCCGACTTCGTGGCTCTGGCCCGTCGCGTCTACATCGACAACGACCGCCGCGCCGCCCTCAAGCGCGCCATCAACGAGGCGGCCGGCTCGGACATCGTCGAGGAGAAGAGCTACAAGCCGTATCTGCAGGGGTAA
- the sufB gene encoding Fe-S cluster assembly protein SufB: protein MAAVKETVDTVAALEKYEHGFTTEIDQEFAPKGLSEDIVRFISAKKDEPQWMLEWRLEAYRRWLELDEPDWAKVSYPKIDYQDTYYYAAPKTKDGPKSLDEVDPELLATYAKLGIPLKEQEVLAGVEGAPRYAVDAVFDSVSVVTTFKKELAAVGVIFCSMSEAIREHPELVRQYLGSVVPTSDNYFACLNSAVFSDGSFVYIPPGVRCPMELSTYFRINAKDSGQFERTLIIADRGAYCSYLEGCTAPMRDENQLHAAVVELVLLDDAEIKYSTVQNWYPGDPETGKGGIYNFVTKRADCRGDRSKVSWTQVETGSAITWKYPSCVLRGEGSSGEFYSIAVTNGHQQADTGTKMIHLGANTKSRIVAKGISAGKSTSTYRGLVSAHPKAKGARNFTQCDSLLIGKTCAAHTVPYIEARNGQSVFEHEATTTRLSDDQLFYCQQRGLSQEEAVALLVNGFVKDVLQQLPMEFAVEAQKLVAISLEGSVG, encoded by the coding sequence GTGGCCGCGGTCAAAGAGACTGTTGATACCGTAGCGGCGCTCGAGAAGTACGAGCACGGCTTTACCACCGAGATCGACCAGGAGTTCGCCCCCAAGGGCCTCTCCGAGGATATCGTGCGCTTCATTTCGGCCAAGAAGGACGAGCCCCAGTGGATGCTGGAGTGGCGTCTGGAGGCCTATCGGCGCTGGCTTGAGCTGGACGAGCCCGACTGGGCCAAGGTCAGCTATCCCAAGATCGACTACCAGGACACCTACTATTACGCCGCGCCCAAGACCAAGGACGGCCCCAAGAGCCTGGACGAGGTCGATCCCGAGCTGCTGGCGACCTACGCCAAGCTGGGCATCCCGCTGAAGGAGCAGGAGGTCCTGGCCGGCGTCGAGGGCGCTCCCCGTTATGCGGTCGACGCGGTGTTCGACAGTGTCTCGGTCGTGACGACCTTCAAGAAGGAGCTGGCCGCCGTCGGCGTCATCTTCTGCTCGATGAGCGAGGCGATCCGCGAGCATCCGGAGTTGGTGCGCCAGTACCTGGGCAGCGTGGTGCCGACCTCGGACAACTATTTCGCTTGCCTGAACAGCGCGGTCTTTTCGGACGGCTCGTTCGTCTACATCCCGCCGGGCGTGCGCTGCCCGATGGAGCTGTCGACCTATTTCCGGATCAACGCCAAGGATTCCGGCCAGTTCGAGCGCACCCTGATCATCGCCGATAGGGGCGCCTACTGCTCTTACCTCGAGGGCTGCACCGCCCCGATGCGCGACGAGAACCAGCTGCACGCGGCCGTGGTCGAACTCGTCCTGCTGGACGATGCGGAGATCAAATATTCGACCGTCCAGAACTGGTACCCGGGCGATCCCGAGACCGGCAAGGGCGGCATCTACAACTTCGTGACCAAACGCGCCGACTGCCGGGGCGACCGCAGCAAGGTGTCGTGGACCCAGGTCGAAACCGGCTCGGCCATCACCTGGAAGTATCCGTCCTGCGTGCTGCGCGGCGAGGGGAGCTCGGGCGAGTTCTACTCGATCGCCGTGACCAACGGCCATCAGCAGGCCGACACCGGCACCAAGATGATCCACCTGGGCGCCAACACCAAGTCGAGGATCGTCGCCAAGGGCATCAGCGCCGGCAAGTCGACCTCGACCTATCGCGGCCTGGTCTCGGCCCACCCCAAGGCCAAGGGCGCGCGCAACTTCACCCAGTGCGATAGCTTGCTCATCGGCAAGACCTGCGCGGCCCACACCGTGCCCTACATCGAGGCTCGTAATGGGCAGTCGGTGTTCGAGCACGAGGCCACCACCACGCGCCTGTCGGACGACCAGCTGTTCTACTGCCAGCAGCGTGGCCTCAGCCAGGAAGAGGCCGTGGCCCTGCTGGTCAACGGCTTCGTCAAGGACGTGCTGCAGCAGCTGCCGATGGAATTCGCCGTCGAGGCCCAGAAGCTGGTGGCGATCAGCTTGGAGGGCAGCGTGGGATGA
- a CDS encoding acetamidase/formamidase family protein, producing the protein MLRAGLAIGLLLGSPAAYAAPTAPVDWTGPWNLVARFAGGGSAAVMTLARGEGGAVTGTTGPLDEVGTWPLVVSGREAGGRLVLTLSRGTLPVGTLTLRPGKDGLAGEGALYGVAVTVEGARNPERRAPKTHDFAPATFQTRYSPDAPPVLHVAPGDTIRTTTLDNEGRDAGLVWRGMPGNTLTGPFYVDGAMPGDTLAIRFDRVALNRDTAKMASGRLSARAVQAGYLQTPRAGWDSTWKLDRERNEGRPVVGGKLSDFVLPLEPMIGSIGVAPPGAQALAAGDLGFHGGNLDYSRLTTGATLYLPVFRAGALLSFGDGHALQGDGEITGQGLETSLDVTLTVELIKGRSLGQPWSEDAEFVMVSGVDNTLDEALKMATSGLARWVKERYGLDDSEIAAVLGASVAYDIAEVVDPRPHVVARISKKTLAMLPARAAPIVP; encoded by the coding sequence ATGCTGCGCGCGGGTCTGGCGATCGGTCTTCTGCTGGGGTCGCCGGCAGCCTACGCGGCCCCGACCGCACCGGTCGACTGGACCGGTCCCTGGAATCTGGTGGCGCGCTTCGCCGGCGGCGGCTCGGCGGCGGTCATGACCCTGGCGCGGGGCGAAGGCGGCGCGGTGACCGGAACCACCGGTCCTCTGGACGAGGTCGGGACGTGGCCGCTGGTCGTATCCGGGCGCGAGGCGGGCGGCCGGCTGGTCCTGACCCTGTCGCGTGGAACTCTGCCCGTCGGGACGCTGACCCTGCGGCCCGGCAAGGACGGCTTGGCCGGCGAAGGGGCGCTGTACGGCGTCGCGGTCACCGTCGAGGGCGCGCGCAATCCTGAGCGACGTGCGCCCAAGACCCACGATTTCGCCCCGGCCACCTTCCAGACCCGCTATTCGCCCGATGCGCCGCCTGTGCTGCATGTCGCGCCCGGCGACACGATCCGCACCACCACCTTGGACAACGAGGGGCGCGACGCCGGGCTGGTCTGGCGCGGGATGCCGGGCAACACCCTGACCGGCCCGTTCTATGTCGACGGCGCCATGCCCGGCGACACCCTGGCGATCCGCTTCGACCGCGTGGCCCTGAACCGCGACACCGCCAAGATGGCCAGCGGCCGGCTCAGCGCCCGCGCCGTCCAGGCCGGCTACCTCCAGACGCCGCGCGCCGGCTGGGATTCGACCTGGAAGCTGGATCGCGAGCGCAACGAGGGGCGGCCGGTCGTCGGCGGGAAGCTGTCCGACTTCGTCCTGCCGCTGGAGCCGATGATCGGCTCGATCGGGGTGGCCCCGCCCGGCGCCCAGGCCCTCGCGGCCGGCGACCTGGGGTTTCACGGCGGCAACCTGGACTATTCGCGACTGACCACGGGCGCGACCCTGTACCTGCCGGTCTTCCGGGCCGGAGCCCTGCTGTCGTTCGGCGACGGCCACGCCCTGCAGGGCGATGGCGAGATCACTGGCCAGGGGCTGGAGACCTCGCTGGATGTCACCTTGACCGTCGAGCTTATCAAGGGACGCTCACTGGGGCAGCCCTGGAGCGAGGACGCCGAGTTCGTGATGGTCTCGGGCGTCGACAACACCCTGGACGAGGCGCTGAAGATGGCGACCTCGGGCCTGGCGCGCTGGGTCAAGGAACGCTACGGCCTAGACGACTCCGAAATCGCCGCCGTGCTGGGCGCGTCCGTCGCCTACGACATTGCCGAGGTGGTCGATCCGCGCCCGCACGTCGTGGCCAGGATTTCCAAGAAGACCCTGGCGATGCTGCCGGCTAGGGCGGCGCCTATCGTCCCTTGA